In Perca flavescens isolate YP-PL-M2 unplaced genomic scaffold, PFLA_1.0 EPR50_1.1_unplaced_scaf_23, whole genome shotgun sequence, a single genomic region encodes these proteins:
- the LOC114551620 gene encoding FH1/FH2 domain-containing protein 3 encodes MADFLKDCTQRIIILKVVHRRVINRFHSFLLFLGQPCSSARDVRVTSFCRIISEFSLEYRTTRERVLTLKRKRAAHRERTKTRGKMITETEKFSGAMPQEEDLSPVSMATEAAQESEHENMKMVLSAEPRGPRRSRAVRSLGRVSPSQMFVAKEEGTNSQDDATDEIMDRLVKSVTQNPSDRPSSPKTRKRSRLNRKSMRRTLKSGLGVDVVQALGLNSKTADKV; translated from the exons ATGGCCGACTTCCTGAAGGACTGCACGCAGCGCATCATCATCCTGAAGGTGGTCCACCGCAGGGTCATCAACAG gttCCACTCCTTCCTGCTGTTCCTGGGCCAGCCGTGCTCCTCAGCGCGGGATGTCCGAGTGACGAGTTTCTGTCGGATCATCAGCGAGTTCTCTCTGGAGTATCGGACCACCAGAGAACGAGTCCTCACGCTCAAACGCAAACGAGCAGCTCACCGTGAGAGAACCAAGACCAGAGGCAAGATGATCACCGAG ACGGAGAAGTTTTCTGGGGCGATGCCTCAGGAGGAGGACCTGTCTCCCGTCTCCATGGCGACGGAGGCGGCCCAGGAGTCGGAGCACGAGAACATGAAGATGGTGCTGAGTGCTGAGCCCCGAGGCCCGAGACGCTCCAGAGCCGTCCGCA GTCTCGGCCGGGTGAGTCCGTCCCAGATGTTTGTAGCCAAAGAAGAAGGGACCAACTCCCAAGACGACGCCACGGACGAGATCATGGACCGACTCGTAAAGTCTGTTACCCAGAATCCCTCTGACCGACCGTCCAGCCCCAAGACCCGCAAACGCTCGCGACTCAACAGGAAGTCCA tgcgGAGGACCCTGAAGAGTGGGCTCGGTGTCGACGTGGTTCAGGCTCTGGGACTCAACAGCAAGACGGCAGATAAAGTCTGA